Proteins encoded by one window of Govania unica:
- the leuC gene encoding 3-isopropylmalate dehydratase large subunit has protein sequence MTGQNAKARTLYDKIWDSHVVSADQDGTTTIYIDRHLVHEVTSPQAFEGLKLAGRKVRRPDVTLAMPDHNVPTTADRATRIDDPESRTQLDALEANCKEFGVPYVPMLDARQGIVHVTGPEQGFTLPGATIVCGDSHTATHGAFGSLAFGIGTSEVEHVLATQTLILTRAKNMLVRVEGELGAGVTAKDVVLAIIGRIGTAGGTGHVIEFAGSAIRGLSMEGRMTVCNMAIEGGARAGLVAPDDTTFEYVKGRPYSPKGAVYEQAVHYWRTLQTDEGAHFDKIVELRAEDIVPQVTWGTSPEDVLPITGLVPNPEDTADEVKRASISRALTYMGLTAGMKLEDVKIDRVFIGSCTNSRIEDLRAAAKIVQGKHVASHVGAMVVPGSGLVKLQAEEEGLDQIFLDAGFEWREPGCSMCLAMNPDKLEPGERCASTSNRNFEGRQGAGGRTHLMSPAMAAAAAITGHLTDVRQFG, from the coding sequence ATGACTGGACAAAACGCAAAGGCCCGGACGCTCTATGACAAGATCTGGGACAGTCATGTGGTCAGTGCGGATCAGGACGGCACGACCACCATTTATATCGATCGCCATCTTGTGCATGAGGTGACGAGCCCGCAGGCGTTCGAAGGATTGAAACTGGCCGGACGTAAAGTGCGCCGCCCTGACGTGACGCTGGCCATGCCGGACCATAACGTGCCGACGACTGCGGATCGGGCGACCCGTATCGACGATCCCGAATCGCGCACGCAGCTTGATGCCCTTGAAGCGAACTGTAAGGAATTTGGCGTTCCCTATGTGCCCATGCTCGACGCCCGTCAGGGGATTGTGCATGTGACCGGGCCGGAGCAGGGCTTCACGCTGCCGGGCGCGACCATCGTTTGTGGTGACAGCCATACGGCGACCCATGGCGCCTTTGGCTCGCTGGCCTTTGGCATCGGCACGTCGGAAGTTGAACATGTGCTGGCGACCCAGACGCTCATTCTGACACGTGCGAAGAATATGCTGGTGCGGGTCGAAGGCGAGCTTGGCGCGGGCGTGACCGCGAAAGACGTGGTGCTGGCCATTATCGGCAGGATCGGCACCGCAGGCGGCACCGGTCATGTGATTGAATTCGCCGGGTCGGCCATTCGCGGGCTCAGCATGGAAGGCCGCATGACGGTCTGCAACATGGCCATCGAAGGTGGTGCGCGGGCCGGGCTTGTGGCTCCGGACGACACTACGTTTGAGTATGTGAAGGGCCGTCCCTACAGCCCGAAGGGTGCCGTTTACGAACAAGCGGTCCATTATTGGCGCACGCTTCAGACCGATGAGGGGGCGCATTTCGACAAGATCGTCGAGCTTCGGGCCGAGGATATCGTGCCGCAAGTGACCTGGGGCACAAGCCCCGAGGACGTGTTGCCGATCACTGGTCTCGTGCCCAATCCCGAAGATACCGCGGACGAGGTCAAACGCGCTTCGATCAGCCGCGCCCTGACCTATATGGGTCTGACGGCGGGCATGAAGCTTGAGGACGTGAAGATCGATCGCGTGTTCATCGGCTCCTGCACCAACAGCCGGATCGAGGATCTGCGCGCGGCGGCCAAGATCGTTCAGGGCAAGCATGTGGCGTCTCATGTGGGCGCCATGGTGGTTCCGGGCTCGGGCCTCGTGAAACTGCAGGCCGAGGAAGAGGGACTTGACCAGATCTTCCTCGATGCCGGTTTTGAATGGCGTGAGCCGGGCTGTTCCATGTGTCTTGCCATGAACCCCGACAAGCTTGAGCCGGGCGAGCGTTGCGCCTCGACCTCGAACCGCAATTTCGAAGGTCGTCAGGGGGCTGGCGGACGCACCCATCTGATGAGCCCGGCCATGGCGGCGGCTGCGGCCATCACAGGGCATCTGACTGACGTGCGGCAGTTCGGCTAA
- the sdhD gene encoding succinate dehydrogenase, hydrophobic membrane anchor protein: MSLRTALGRVRGLGSAKDGTHHWWMQRVTAVALIPLTVWIVASLVALVGADYETVRTWMAMPLVAILFILFLATGLYHLRLGIQVVIEDYVHSEGVKIVSMMALTFACVLVAAASIFAVLKIAFQG; this comes from the coding sequence ATGAGCCTCAGAACAGCTTTGGGCCGCGTGCGCGGCCTTGGATCGGCGAAAGACGGCACCCATCACTGGTGGATGCAGCGCGTCACCGCTGTGGCGCTTATTCCGCTCACGGTCTGGATCGTTGCCTCTCTGGTGGCGCTCGTGGGTGCGGATTATGAAACCGTGCGGACCTGGATGGCCATGCCGCTTGTGGCGATCCTGTTCATTCTGTTCCTCGCCACCGGGCTTTACCATCTGCGCCTCGGCATTCAGGTGGTGATCGAAGATTACGTGCATAGCGAAGGCGTCAAGATCGTGAGCATGATGGCTCTGACCTTTGCCTGTGTGCTGGTTGCTGCGGCGTCTATTTTCGCCGTCCTCAAGATCGCGTTCCAAGGATAA
- the leuB gene encoding 3-isopropylmalate dehydrogenase has product MAYTILIVAGDGIGPEVMGEVRRVIDWLGAHRGFDAEVSEDLVGGCSYDQHGVPATDAMIEKAKAADAILLGAVGGPKWTATSYDKRPEAGLLRLRKDLELFANLRPAICFAPLVDASSLKRELVEGLDLLFVRELTGGVYFGEPRGIEVLADGSRRGVNTQVYTTEEIRRVARIAFELAGKRQGKVTSAEKSNVMESGLLWREEVTEVHKDFPEIKLDHMLADNCAMQLVRAPKQFDVIVTDNLFGDILSDEAAMLTGSLGMLPSASLGAADASGRRAALYEPIHGSAPDIAGKGVANPIASILSLAMALRYSFDRGADADLVEQAVEQVLTDGIRTGDIMQPGKTQVGSKGMGDAILAAMAVLAGK; this is encoded by the coding sequence ATGGCATATACTATTCTGATCGTTGCCGGCGACGGCATTGGCCCGGAAGTCATGGGCGAAGTGCGGCGGGTGATTGACTGGCTCGGGGCCCATCGCGGCTTTGATGCCGAGGTGTCCGAGGATCTTGTCGGCGGCTGTTCCTATGACCAGCATGGCGTTCCGGCGACCGACGCGATGATTGAAAAGGCCAAGGCGGCGGATGCGATCTTGCTTGGCGCCGTGGGTGGTCCGAAATGGACCGCCACGTCTTATGACAAGCGCCCGGAAGCGGGATTGTTACGGCTCCGTAAGGATCTTGAGCTGTTTGCCAACCTGCGCCCGGCCATTTGCTTTGCGCCGCTTGTGGACGCGTCGAGCCTGAAGCGGGAGCTTGTGGAAGGTCTTGATCTGCTGTTCGTGCGCGAACTGACCGGCGGGGTCTATTTCGGTGAGCCGCGCGGGATCGAGGTTCTGGCCGACGGCAGCCGCCGTGGGGTCAATACCCAGGTTTATACCACCGAGGAAATCCGCCGCGTCGCCCGCATCGCCTTTGAACTCGCGGGCAAGCGTCAGGGCAAGGTGACCTCGGCCGAGAAATCGAACGTCATGGAATCGGGCCTGCTGTGGCGCGAGGAAGTGACCGAGGTTCATAAGGACTTCCCGGAAATCAAGCTTGACCACATGCTGGCGGACAATTGCGCCATGCAGCTGGTGCGCGCGCCGAAGCAGTTCGATGTGATCGTGACGGACAATCTGTTCGGGGATATCCTGTCGGACGAGGCGGCCATGTTGACGGGCTCGCTCGGCATGTTGCCGTCGGCGTCGCTTGGGGCGGCGGACGCGTCCGGTCGCCGGGCCGCGCTTTACGAGCCGATTCATGGCAGCGCGCCGGATATTGCCGGCAAGGGCGTGGCCAATCCGATCGCCAGCATTCTTAGTTTGGCCATGGCGCTGCGCTATTCCTTCGATCGCGGGGCCGATGCTGATCTGGTTGAGCAGGCGGTTGAACAGGTTCTGACTGATGGCATTCGCACCGGCGACATCATGCAGCCGGGCAAGACCCAGGTCGGCAGCAAAGGCATGGGTGACGCCATTCTGGCGGCAATGGCAGTGCTTGCAGGCAAATAA
- a CDS encoding HpcH/HpaI aldolase/citrate lyase family protein, which produces MARIARPRRSVLYMPGSNTRALEKAKTLAADVLILDLEDAVSPEAKLEARANVCAAVQAGGFGGRELLIRVNGFDTPWGHDDIRAAAAAQPHGILLPKVESAASVRAAEKIMIEGGAGPDVGLWCMMETPRGILRAEEIAGATPRLHGFVMGTSDLAKDLHAHHTAMRLPMLPSLAICLLAARAEGLAIVDGVYLDLKDDEGFRLSCQQGLELGFDGKTLIHPNQIAGANELFAPSPADIDLARKFIAGFEAAKAEGKGVAVVDGKLVEALHVENARRLVSLSDAIAALAQE; this is translated from the coding sequence ATGGCTCGTATCGCTCGCCCCCGCCGTTCTGTTCTTTACATGCCGGGGTCGAATACCCGTGCCCTGGAAAAGGCCAAGACGCTCGCCGCCGACGTGCTCATTCTCGATCTGGAGGATGCGGTGTCGCCGGAGGCGAAGCTTGAGGCGCGGGCCAATGTCTGCGCGGCAGTTCAGGCAGGCGGCTTTGGCGGGCGCGAGTTGCTGATCCGGGTCAATGGTTTCGACACCCCATGGGGGCATGACGACATCCGCGCGGCGGCGGCGGCGCAGCCCCACGGCATTCTGCTGCCGAAGGTCGAGTCGGCGGCGAGCGTGCGGGCTGCCGAAAAAATTATGATCGAGGGCGGGGCCGGGCCGGACGTGGGCCTCTGGTGCATGATGGAGACGCCGCGCGGGATCCTGCGGGCCGAGGAAATCGCCGGGGCGACGCCGCGTCTTCATGGCTTTGTCATGGGGACGTCGGATCTCGCCAAGGATCTTCACGCTCATCACACGGCCATGCGGCTGCCCATGCTGCCGTCGCTGGCCATCTGCCTGCTGGCGGCGCGGGCCGAGGGGCTGGCGATCGTTGATGGTGTTTACCTTGACCTCAAGGATGATGAGGGCTTCCGGCTGTCCTGCCAGCAGGGGCTTGAGCTTGGGTTTGACGGCAAGACGCTCATTCATCCCAATCAGATCGCGGGGGCCAATGAGCTGTTTGCGCCGTCCCCGGCCGATATCGACCTCGCCCGCAAATTCATCGCCGGGTTCGAGGCGGCGAAAGCCGAGGGCAAGGGCGTGGCCGTGGTTGACGGCAAGCTCGTGGAGGCGCTTCATGTGGAGAACGCCCGTCGTCTTGTGTCCCTGTCGGACGCCATTGCTGCTTTGGCGCAGGAGTAG
- the leuD gene encoding 3-isopropylmalate dehydratase small subunit has translation MEKFTTITGIAAPLPMVNIDTDMIIPKQYLKTIKRSGLGKGAFHDMRYDENGDPRPDFVLNKEPYTKAQILVTGANFGCGSSREHAPWAILDLGIRCVIAPSFADIFYSNCFKNGILPIVVPQDIIDKLLDDAGRGANAIITVDLENQEISGPDGGRVHFEIDPFRKHCLLNGLDDIGITLEHAGDIDSYENRQKTDQPWMVRG, from the coding sequence ATGGAAAAGTTCACGACGATTACCGGCATTGCCGCACCGCTCCCCATGGTCAATATCGATACCGATATGATCATCCCGAAGCAGTACCTGAAAACCATCAAGCGCTCGGGCCTCGGCAAGGGGGCGTTTCATGACATGCGCTATGACGAAAACGGCGATCCGCGTCCTGATTTCGTGCTGAATAAAGAGCCCTATACCAAGGCGCAGATCCTGGTGACCGGGGCTAATTTCGGCTGCGGATCAAGCCGGGAGCATGCGCCTTGGGCCATTCTGGACCTGGGCATCCGCTGCGTCATCGCACCAAGCTTTGCCGATATTTTCTACAGCAACTGCTTCAAGAACGGCATTCTGCCGATCGTCGTGCCGCAGGATATCATCGACAAGCTGTTGGATGATGCCGGACGCGGGGCCAATGCCATCATCACCGTCGATCTGGAAAATCAGGAAATCTCGGGCCCCGACGGCGGGCGCGTGCATTTCGAGATTGATCCGTTCCGCAAGCATTGCCTGCTGAATGGGCTCGACGATATCGGCATCACGCTTGAGCATGCGGGCGATATCGACAGTTATGAAAACCGTCAAAAGACGGATCAGCCCTGGATGGTTCGGGGCTAA
- a CDS encoding aspartate-semialdehyde dehydrogenase, producing the protein MGYRVAVIGATGNVGREMLNILAERQFPADEVIALASRRSLGQEVTFGDKTLKVKALEDFDFTGVDIALMSAGSGPAKEWSAKIAEKGCVVIDNSSYFRMDKDVPLIVPEVNADAIAGYTKKGIIANPNCSTAQMVVALKPLHDVAKIKRVVVSTYQSVSGAGHEAMDELFTQTKRIYTNEELAPKKFPKQIAFNVIPHIDTFMDDGYTKEEWKMAAETMKIMDPDILVTATCVRVPVFVGHSESLNIEFEKPISEDQAREILRSAPGCMVIDKREAGGYMTPVECVGDYATFISRIRKDPTVPHGLAMWVVSDNLRKGAALNTVQIAETLINRFLKKAA; encoded by the coding sequence ATGGGATATCGTGTGGCAGTGATCGGCGCTACGGGCAACGTAGGCCGCGAAATGTTGAACATTCTGGCCGAGCGCCAGTTTCCGGCCGATGAAGTGATCGCGCTCGCCTCGCGGCGCTCGCTCGGTCAGGAAGTGACCTTTGGTGACAAGACGCTGAAGGTGAAGGCCCTGGAAGATTTCGACTTCACCGGCGTCGATATCGCCTTGATGTCGGCGGGCTCGGGCCCGGCCAAGGAATGGTCGGCGAAGATCGCTGAAAAGGGCTGCGTCGTCATCGACAACAGCTCCTATTTCCGCATGGATAAGGACGTGCCGCTGATCGTGCCGGAAGTGAACGCCGACGCCATCGCCGGTTACACCAAAAAGGGCATCATCGCCAACCCGAACTGCTCGACCGCGCAGATGGTAGTGGCGCTGAAGCCGCTTCATGATGTGGCAAAGATCAAGCGCGTTGTCGTTTCGACCTATCAGTCGGTGTCGGGCGCGGGCCATGAGGCCATGGATGAGCTGTTCACCCAGACCAAGCGCATCTATACGAACGAGGAACTGGCACCGAAAAAGTTCCCGAAGCAGATCGCGTTCAACGTGATCCCGCATATCGATACGTTCATGGATGACGGCTACACCAAGGAAGAATGGAAGATGGCCGCCGAAACCATGAAGATCATGGATCCGGACATTCTGGTCACCGCAACCTGCGTGCGTGTGCCGGTGTTCGTCGGCCATTCGGAATCGCTCAATATCGAATTCGAAAAGCCGATCAGCGAAGATCAGGCCCGTGAAATCCTGCGCTCCGCCCCGGGCTGCATGGTCATCGACAAGCGCGAAGCTGGTGGTTACATGACCCCGGTTGAATGCGTCGGCGATTACGCCACCTTCATCAGCCGCATCCGCAAGGATCCGACGGTGCCGCATGGTCTTGCCATGTGGGTGGTGTCGGACAATCTCCGCAAGGGCGCGGCCCTCAACACGGTGCAGATCGCCGAGACGCTGATCAATCGCTTCCTGAAAAAGGCAGCTTGA
- the rplS gene encoding 50S ribosomal protein L19, whose translation MNTIQKLEAQEVARLVATKPVPDFAPGDTLKVWVKVVEGTRERLQAFEGVCIARGGASINAAFTVRKISFGEGVERVFPLYAPTVDKIEVLRRGRVRRAKLYYLRGLTGKRARITEKKDYRAAGTGEK comes from the coding sequence ATGAACACGATCCAGAAGCTTGAAGCTCAGGAAGTTGCCAGACTCGTCGCCACCAAGCCGGTCCCGGATTTTGCACCGGGCGATACGCTCAAGGTGTGGGTGAAGGTGGTTGAAGGCACCCGTGAACGTCTGCAGGCCTTTGAAGGCGTCTGCATCGCCCGTGGCGGCGCCAGCATCAATGCGGCCTTCACGGTCCGCAAGATCTCGTTCGGCGAAGGTGTTGAGCGCGTATTCCCGCTGTACGCTCCGACCGTCGACAAGATCGAAGTTCTGCGTCGCGGCCGTGTTCGTCGCGCCAAGCTTTACTATCTTCGTGGCCTTACCGGCAAACGCGCTCGAATTACCGAGAAAAAGGATTATCGCGCCGCCGGAACGGGTGAGAAATAA
- a CDS encoding MaoC family dehydratase — MKNLAGNFFEDFRIGQDIRHATPRTLTAGDVSLYIALYGSRFAPQSSEEFARELGLRAAPIDDLLTFHMVFGKTVPDLSLNAVANLGYADGRFLRPVFVGDTLSTTSKVIGLKENSNRKSGNVYVRSTGRNQHGEIVLDYVRWVMVKKRDESALVAETLVPDLPHHVTVDRLVVPDGLDMRLYDAELAGSPFFWDDYVAGEKIDHVDGITMEAADHMLATRLYQNTARVHFNLHVERGGRLGERIVYGGHVISLARALSFNGLGNAVFIAALNGGRHVAPCVAGDTVYAWSEVLDKAELPGRTDVGALRLRLVALKNEPSTGFLDRMADGGYHPSVVLDLDYWALLPRR, encoded by the coding sequence ATGAAAAATCTGGCCGGCAATTTCTTTGAAGATTTTCGTATCGGGCAGGATATCCGCCATGCCACGCCACGCACGCTGACGGCCGGGGATGTGAGCCTTTATATCGCCCTTTACGGCTCCCGTTTCGCGCCGCAGTCGTCGGAGGAATTCGCGCGTGAGCTTGGGCTCCGGGCGGCGCCGATCGATGATCTTCTGACCTTTCATATGGTGTTCGGCAAGACGGTGCCGGACCTTTCCCTGAATGCGGTGGCCAATCTCGGCTATGCCGACGGGCGGTTTTTGCGGCCGGTTTTTGTGGGCGACACCCTGAGCACCACGAGCAAGGTGATCGGTCTCAAGGAAAATTCAAACCGCAAGTCGGGCAATGTCTATGTGCGTTCGACCGGGCGTAACCAGCATGGCGAAATCGTGCTTGATTATGTGCGCTGGGTGATGGTTAAAAAGCGCGACGAGAGCGCGCTTGTGGCTGAAACACTGGTGCCCGATCTGCCGCATCACGTGACGGTCGACCGGCTGGTGGTGCCGGACGGGCTCGATATGCGGCTTTATGACGCCGAACTCGCCGGGTCGCCGTTCTTCTGGGATGATTATGTCGCGGGTGAGAAGATCGACCATGTGGACGGCATCACCATGGAGGCCGCCGACCATATGCTGGCGACGCGGCTTTATCAGAATACGGCGCGGGTGCATTTCAACCTCCATGTGGAGCGCGGCGGCCGGTTGGGCGAGCGCATCGTATATGGCGGCCATGTGATCAGTCTGGCGCGGGCCTTGAGTTTCAATGGCTTGGGAAATGCGGTCTTCATCGCTGCACTCAATGGCGGGCGTCATGTGGCGCCTTGCGTGGCCGGGGACACGGTCTATGCCTGGAGCGAAGTGCTTGATAAGGCAGAACTTCCGGGGCGGACGGATGTAGGGGCCTTGCGGCTGCGGCTGGTGGCTTTGAAAAATGAGCCGTCGACGGGGTTTCTCGACCGTATGGCTGATGGGGGTTATCATCCGTCGGTGGTGCTGGATCTGGATTACTGGGCGCTGTTGCCAAGGCGCTAG
- the sdhC gene encoding succinate dehydrogenase, cytochrome b556 subunit: MAKPNRPLSPHLQVYRWGLHMVLSILHRATGVALGVGTLLLAWWLISLASGPEAFAQAQSCLSSWLGRLVLFGFTWALMLHLCNGIRHLVWDTGQGYDLDAVRVSNFVVLGGSVVLTLAAWIFAYCMLGGA, encoded by the coding sequence ATGGCGAAGCCGAACCGGCCTTTGTCTCCTCACCTTCAGGTTTATCGTTGGGGGCTCCATATGGTGCTCTCCATTTTGCATCGTGCGACCGGCGTCGCCCTGGGTGTGGGCACCTTGTTGCTCGCCTGGTGGCTGATTTCGCTGGCGAGCGGGCCGGAAGCCTTCGCTCAGGCGCAATCCTGCCTTTCGAGCTGGCTCGGCCGGCTGGTGTTGTTCGGCTTCACCTGGGCGCTTATGCTGCATTTGTGCAATGGCATCCGTCATCTTGTCTGGGATACCGGGCAGGGCTATGACCTTGACGCCGTGCGGGTGAGCAACTTCGTCGTCCTCGGCGGGTCCGTCGTGCTGACGCTTGCAGCCTGGATATTCGCCTATTGCATGTTGGGGGGAGCCTGA